One window from the genome of Paramisgurnus dabryanus chromosome 24, PD_genome_1.1, whole genome shotgun sequence encodes:
- the LOC135747964 gene encoding transmembrane protein 43: MTEAFSASEQHARVHSRKSAGFLERLGDSTGGVIAGLCLFTLSVYLLFTNEGRAVRTALSLDEGLSQVVSLAADLSLDPENNNRLVHLSGKLQTGQPLYDPNYSVSVHAVKLKRQVEMYQWVEYTESRDFKENGETKTETTYTYNTEWKSEVISSRHFDQEVGHMNPSAMAVESVTVVAPDVWVGQLFLSKGLIEQINDFQTLSLKGFPVFDANTFLTVYEDYFYHTANPRRPEVGDVRVMFTYAGLSGDGLFPGPAHKVSIVAMQQGDKLMPYKTRSGDTLEILYMDELSVEEVFAKEHQLNNMKTWAFRVGGWALMFLGISLTTRIIYTLVDWVPVVRELVSLGLKMFALIISSSLSLLVIAVGWVFYRPLVAALITALALLPVLIGRTRAPFKKTQ, from the exons ATGACTGAAGCA TTTTCAGCCAGTGAGCAGCACGCGCGCGTTCACAGCCGTAAATCTGCGGGTTTTCTTGAACGGTTGGGTGACAGCACGGGTGGAGTGATCGCGGGTCTCTGTCTGTTCaccctgtctgtctatctgctcTTCACCAACGAG GGTCGAGCTGTTCGTACTGCTCTCTCTCTGGATGAGGGTCTCTCTCAGGTTGTGTCTCTTGCTGCAGATTTGAGTTTGGATCCTGAGAATAACAATCGTCTGGTTCATCTCTCCGGCAAACTGCAGACAGGACAG CCCCTGTATGACCCGAACTACAGCGTGTCTGTGCATGCAGTGAAGTTGAAGAGACAGGTGGAGATGTACCAGTGGGTGGAGTACACAGAGAGCAG GGACTTTAAAGAAAACGGAGAGACTAAGACAGAAACCACATACACATACA ACACCGAGTGGAAGTCAGAGGTCATTAGCAGCCGACACTTTGATCAGGAGGTCGGCCACATGAACCCGAG TGCTATGGCGGTAGAGAGCGTGACTGTTGTGGCACCTGACGTTTGGGTCGGACAACTCTTTCTGTCCAAAGGGTTAATCGAGCAGATTAATGACTTCCAAACGTTGAGTCTTAAAGGATTTCCTGTTTTTGACGCCAACACTTTCCTGACTGTGTATGAAGATTATTTCTATCACACTGCAAACCCTCGAAGGCCAGAG GTGGGAGATGTTCGCGTTATGTTCACCTATGCTGGTCTCAGTGGTGACGGATTGTTTCCTGGCCCCGCCCACAAG gtGAGTATTGTGGCCATGCAGCAGGGTGATAAACTGATGCCCTATAAGACTCGGTCAGGGGACACGCTGGAGATCTTGTACATGGACGAGCTGTCTGTAGAG GAGGTGTTTGCTAAAGAGCACCAGCTGAACAATATGAAGACTTGGGCATTCAGGGTGGGAGGCTGGGCGCTCATGTTTCTGGGCATCAGTCTGACCACACGCATTATATACACACTGG TGGATTGGGTTCCTGTCGTGAGGGAGTTGGTATCTCTGGGCTTGAAGATGTTTGCTCTCATCATCTCATCTTCTCTGTCTCTGCTCGTCATCGCTGTGGGCTGGGTCTTCTATCGCCCTCTGGTGGCAGCGCTGATAACGGCCCTCGCTCTGCTGCCGGTTCTTATAGGACGCACCAGAGCTCCGTTCAAGAAAACACAATGA